The proteins below are encoded in one region of Euzebyales bacterium:
- a CDS encoding alpha/beta hydrolase produces MSTRPVTDRADLRLRAFDRVLRSIGPDVGTMTPEQLRQVRRREIPDNPLAHLVFGRPARNVEVVEQRIDDHEWPIPLRIYRPHGAIGLPVVVFFHGGGWVIGNVAQSAWMCGELAQRVGAVVVSAGYRLAPEHRFPAAVEDSYAGLCWISAQAGELGGDATRLAVMGASAGGNLAAVACQRARDEDGPAIVHQTLLYPSVDIAPETPPSADLDDAPMLPKADRIAYLNHYTLGQADPTDPRLSPLRAPSLADLPPALVITAEHDPLRGEGRRYAERLRAEGTLARYTDYVGMAHGFISFPGLASAARQALAEMCQELTVAFDG; encoded by the coding sequence GTGAGCACACGACCCGTCACCGATCGGGCCGACCTCCGGCTGCGCGCGTTCGATCGCGTGCTGCGCAGCATCGGTCCCGACGTCGGCACCATGACGCCCGAGCAGCTGCGACAGGTGCGGCGACGCGAGATTCCGGACAACCCGCTGGCGCATCTGGTGTTCGGGCGGCCCGCCCGCAACGTCGAGGTCGTCGAGCAGCGCATCGACGACCACGAGTGGCCGATCCCGCTGCGGATCTACCGCCCGCACGGTGCCATCGGACTGCCCGTCGTCGTGTTCTTCCACGGCGGGGGATGGGTGATCGGCAACGTGGCCCAGTCGGCGTGGATGTGCGGCGAGCTCGCACAGCGCGTCGGCGCGGTGGTCGTGTCGGCCGGCTACCGGCTCGCGCCTGAGCACCGGTTCCCCGCTGCCGTGGAGGACAGCTACGCCGGCCTGTGCTGGATCTCGGCCCAAGCTGGCGAGCTCGGCGGGGACGCGACCCGGCTGGCCGTCATGGGCGCCAGCGCCGGTGGCAACCTGGCGGCGGTCGCGTGCCAGCGGGCGCGCGACGAGGACGGTCCAGCAATCGTGCACCAGACGCTGCTCTACCCGTCGGTCGACATCGCTCCGGAGACACCGCCGTCGGCCGACCTCGACGACGCCCCGATGCTGCCGAAGGCCGACCGGATCGCCTACCTCAACCACTACACGCTCGGACAGGCGGACCCGACGGATCCGCGGCTGTCGCCACTGCGTGCGCCGAGCCTCGCCGACCTGCCGCCCGCGCTGGTGATCACCGCCGAGCACGACCCGTTGCGCGGTGAGGGCCGCCGTTACGCCGAACGGCTCCGGGCCGAGGGCACACTCGCCCGCTACACCGACTACGTCGGCATGGCGCACGGGTTCATCTCGTTCCCGGGCCTGGCGAGCGCGGCCCGTCAGGCGCTGGCCGAGATGTGTCAGGAGCTGACCGTCGCATTCGACGGGTAG
- a CDS encoding CsbD family protein, which yields MADHTGEEMKGRAKEAAGTMTGDKKLKREGKVDQASASVKDKVSDAADVVKDAVNSDRRHR from the coding sequence ATGGCCGATCACACGGGCGAAGAGATGAAGGGCCGCGCGAAGGAGGCCGCCGGCACGATGACCGGCGACAAGAAGCTGAAGCGCGAGGGCAAGGTCGACCAGGCCAGCGCCTCGGTCAAGGACAAGGTCAGCGACGCCGCCGACGTCGTGAAGGACGCCGTCAACAGCGACCGCCGTCACCGCTGA
- a CDS encoding AAA family ATPase: MTLRLFVAVVGMPASGKSTIAHQLAPALGLPLLAKDTNKHGLMDALGDHAEVEASRDLGRAAVHALLALAADNTGAVLDSTWHPYTAPLLGALPAPVVEVRCHVPVAVARQRYLARMLTCRTGDLQAQRPDSELWAAVHREPLGVGPSSESTPTGPSTSLGSSPRSRPTSETSARRRSIQVRTAHE; the protein is encoded by the coding sequence ATGACGCTGCGCCTGTTCGTCGCCGTGGTTGGCATGCCCGCGTCGGGCAAGTCCACAATCGCCCACCAGCTCGCACCCGCGCTCGGCCTGCCGCTGCTGGCCAAGGACACGAACAAGCACGGCCTGATGGACGCGCTCGGCGACCACGCCGAGGTTGAGGCGTCCCGCGACCTCGGCCGCGCCGCGGTGCACGCGCTGCTCGCGTTGGCCGCCGACAACACCGGCGCCGTGCTGGACAGCACCTGGCACCCGTACACGGCGCCGCTGCTGGGTGCCCTGCCCGCACCGGTCGTCGAGGTGCGGTGCCACGTGCCCGTGGCGGTCGCGCGACAGCGGTACCTTGCGCGCATGTTGACATGTCGAACAGGTGACCTCCAGGCGCAGCGCCCCGACAGCGAGCTGTGGGCCGCCGTGCACCGCGAGCCGCTCGGCGTTGGGCCGTCGTCTGAGTCGACACCGACCGGCCCGTCGACGTCGCTGGGGTCGTCGCCGAGGTCACGGCCCACCAGCGAGACCTCCGCGCGGCGGCGGAGCATCCAGGTCCGGACCGCCCATGAGTGA